Below is a genomic region from Candidatus Anaeroferrophillus wilburensis.
ATACAAGCTCATAGAAGAGGCCTGTGTTATCGCCCGTAATCTCAATCTTGGGGTCAACGCCGGCCACGGTCTCAATTATCGCAATATCCAACCTATTGTCCGCATTCCGGGCATCGAAGAAATGAATATCGGTCACAGCATTATCGGCTACGCCGTCCTGGTGGGATTGGAACGGGCAGTGCGAGAGATGAAAAACCTGCTCATGCCATAAAAGGTTCATCTCCTATGATAACGACATCAATCAAAGGCATCGGCACTGATATCGTTAAAATCAGTCGTATTGACGAGCTGATAAGCCGCTATGGCAGCCGTTTCCTCGGACGCATTTTTACGCCCGGGGAGATATCCTATTGCCAGGCAAAAAAAGCTCCTGCACTTCATTTTGCAGCCCGTTTTGCCGCCAAAGAGGCGCTACTTAAATCCTTGGGAACGGGGTTGAGTGGCGGCATCAGCTGGCAGGATGTGGAAGTTTCCAGGGCCTCGGGTGAAGCACCGGCATTTATCCTCACCGGCAAGGCAGCCGGTGTGTGCCAGGAACGCAGGATAACCGAAACCTGGCTGAGCTTGAGCCATGAGCATGAGTTTGCCCTGGCTTTTGTGATCATCGGTGGAGCTGAATGATGCAACTGGTCACGGCACAGCAGATGCGGGAGTTGGACGCCAGAACCATTAATGAAGCGGGTATACCGGGGATAGTCCTCATGGAGCTGGCCGGCCGCGGTGCTTTTGACTTTATTGTCAAACAGGGATGGCTGCAATCGACTGCCGATCCAGTCCTCATTCTTGCCGGCAAAGGCAATAACGGCGGTGATGCTCTGGTGGTGGCCCGCTGCCTGCTGCTCGCTGGCTACAGCAATGTTGACGTACTCCTGCTGGCAGATTCAGATGTGATCCGGGGCGACGCCAGGACTAATTTAGCATGCTACCGGCAGCTGGGCGGTATAATCACCGAAGTAACCACCGCTGAAGAGTGGGAACAGGTGTGCCCAAGGCATCGCGCCTATCGGCTGGTTGTTGACGGAATCCTGGGCACCGGCCTCAACAGTCCGGTGCGAGGGTTTTATGGCGATGTTATCGACCGGGTTTCGCGCCTGGACGGCGCTGTTGTGGCACTTGACATTCCCTCCGGTCTGCATGCTGACCGGGGAGTTCCTTTGGGAAACTCCGTCAAGGCGAATGCCACGGTAACCTTCGGACTAGGCAAAACCGGGCTTTTTGGTTATCCTGGAAGGGAATATGCGGGGGAAATCAAGGTCATTGACATAGGCATTCCGCCATCATTCCTTGCCTCCATGCAATCTGTCGAACTCCTTACCGTTGCCGGGTGCCAAGCTCTGATGCCACCGACACGTGGGAAAAACTCCCACAAGGGAACCCATGGCCATCTCCTGACCGTTGCCGGCTCCCGGGGACGATCCGGCGCCGCCCTTATGGCCGCTTTTGCGGCCATGAAAGCCGGCTGCGGATTGTCGACCCTGGCTACACCATCACC
It encodes:
- a CDS encoding NAD(P)H-hydrate dehydratase, translating into MMQLVTAQQMRELDARTINEAGIPGIVLMELAGRGAFDFIVKQGWLQSTADPVLILAGKGNNGGDALVVARCLLLAGYSNVDVLLLADSDVIRGDARTNLACYRQLGGIITEVTTAEEWEQVCPRHRAYRLVVDGILGTGLNSPVRGFYGDVIDRVSRLDGAVVALDIPSGLHADRGVPLGNSVKANATVTFGLGKTGLFGYPGREYAGEIKVIDIGIPPSFLASMQSVELLTVAGCQALMPPTRGKNSHKGTHGHLLTVAGSRGRSGAALMAAFAAMKAGCGLSTLATPSPVAASIEGRVPELMMAPLADDGQGRVGTINLADMTLLWQGKQAIAVGPGLGVHEQVRELVAGMVKHSPVPLVLDADALTVLATDTACLAEKNSPVILTPHPGEMARLLAVTTSKVQENRLQLAKDFACRHGVYLVLKGAGTVVAAPDGTAAINSSGNPLLATAGSGDVLTGTIAGLLARGLSPFSSCRLGVYLHGLAADLLAEQKISQGITAGDLLNALPAASQLLTEQSASPGRPT
- the acpS gene encoding holo-ACP synthase — encoded protein: MITTSIKGIGTDIVKISRIDELISRYGSRFLGRIFTPGEISYCQAKKAPALHFAARFAAKEALLKSLGTGLSGGISWQDVEVSRASGEAPAFILTGKAAGVCQERRITETWLSLSHEHEFALAFVIIGGAE